A single genomic interval of Heteronotia binoei isolate CCM8104 ecotype False Entrance Well chromosome 11, APGP_CSIRO_Hbin_v1, whole genome shotgun sequence harbors:
- the LOC132579120 gene encoding uncharacterized protein LOC132579120 isoform X2, with protein MDFSSSQESVLTQPYGKIPGILRSYAPLLSMGFTLNLMFIETVMTWNDYTVVSSEEKLLWLGLGEKSATTGLQEQNHQLEPSSVRNQESGTTRGTHSAAGLAVCPIAARLQMLEPGWSRRGALAVTGCWSPLCHQLPILTRIHSTLVWD; from the exons ATGGACTTCAGCAGTTCCCAGGAAAGTGTGCTGACACAGCCTTATGGCAAAATCCCAGGCATACTCAGGAGTTATGCTCCACTGCTTTCAATGGGATTCACTCTCAACTTAATGTTCATTGAAACAGTAATGACTTGGAATGATTACACTGTAGTTTCCTCAGAAGAAAAG CTGCTGTGGCTGGGCCTGGGGGAGAAATCTGCCACTACTGGACTGCAGGAGCAGAATCACCAGCTGGAGCCTTCCAGTGTCCGGAACCAGGAAAGCGGGACAACGCGGGGGACGCATTCTGCTGCGGGACTTGCAGTGTGTCCTATTGCTGCTCGTCTGCAGATGCTGGAGCCCGGCTGGAGCAGGAGAGGTGCCCTGGCAGTGACCGGCTGCTGGTCCCCTTTGTGCCACCAGCTACCCATC CTTACCCGTATTCATTCTACATTGGTGTGGGACTAA
- the LOC132579120 gene encoding uncharacterized protein LOC132579120 isoform X3 codes for MTWNDYTVVSSEEKVRCVALIPLCMINRGVFNFMQGNSLQSTELLWLGLGEKSATTGLQEQNHQLEPSSVRNQESGTTRGTHSAAGLAVCPIAARLQMLEPGWSRRGALAVTGCWSPLCHQLPILTRIHSTLVWD; via the exons ATGACTTGGAATGATTACACTGTAGTTTCCTCAGAAGAAAAGGTAAGATGTGTGGCCCTGATCCCCCTGTGCATGATTAACAGAGGAGTGTTCAATTTCATGCAAGGGAATTCACTCCAGAGTACAGAG CTGCTGTGGCTGGGCCTGGGGGAGAAATCTGCCACTACTGGACTGCAGGAGCAGAATCACCAGCTGGAGCCTTCCAGTGTCCGGAACCAGGAAAGCGGGACAACGCGGGGGACGCATTCTGCTGCGGGACTTGCAGTGTGTCCTATTGCTGCTCGTCTGCAGATGCTGGAGCCCGGCTGGAGCAGGAGAGGTGCCCTGGCAGTGACCGGCTGCTGGTCCCCTTTGTGCCACCAGCTACCCATC CTTACCCGTATTCATTCTACATTGGTGTGGGACTAA
- the LOC132579639 gene encoding protein shisa-1-like → MLEQAGAMERVGLCFFLVLFPGAVWADEICYRWTEGVPYPVEVFHCPTQEDRAGVNFCCGTCYAPFCCSSEETRLDQDQCPGSVQWNAGSPHLMTNISEDLLTATTLSNFIAAMLVFGVMAIVVLDVFLCCYVILHCSHARDEARQRSQATEDRDPSSHDSSPRGYLYHLKRQLSNLSMRVGVDNPLCSYGACDDQVVPPSAEDTAPPQDSSLPYANTPVWF, encoded by the exons ATGTTAGAGCAAGCTGGTGCGATGGAGAGAGTAGGGTTGTGtttttttctggttttgtttCCAGGGGCTGTCTGGGCAGATGAAATATGTTATAGGTGGACTGAGGGGGTGCCATACCCTGTGGAAGTCTTTCACTGCCCAACACAAGAGGATAGGGCTGGTGTCAACTTCTGCTGTGGGACTTGTTACGCCCCCTTCTGCTGTTCATCTGAAGAGACTCGGCTGGATCAGGACCAGTGCCCTGGAAGTGTTCAGTGGAATGCAGGCAGCCCGCATCTGATGACCAACATCTCTGAGGACCTGCTAACAGCAACTACCCTGT CTAACTTTATCGCTGCCATGCTAGTGTTTGGGGTAATGGCCATTGTGGTCCTTGATGTTTTCCTGTGTTGCTATGTGATCCTGCACTGCTCACATGCCCGTGATGAAGCTCGACAGCGGAGCCAAGCCACAGAGGACAGAGACCCTTCAAGCCAtgactcttctccaagaggatacCTCTATCATCTAAAGCGCCAGCTTAGTAACCTTTCTATGAGAGTCGGTGTCGACAACCCACTTTGTTCTTATGGTGCCTGCGATGACCAAGTTGTGCCACCTTCTGCAGAGGACACTGCACCCCCCCAGGACTCCTCCCTCCCATATGCAAATACACCTGTCTGGTTCTAG
- the LOC132579120 gene encoding protein shisa-3-like isoform X1: MQQPSLGRKLSWEVADPRPPLLQVLVIFGGQLLVGQMRVIGRKPAKSLVLTAVAGPGGEICHYWTAGAESPAGAFQCPEPGKRDNAGDAFCCGTCSVSYCCSSADAGARLEQERCPGSDRLLVPFVPPATHPYPYSFYIGVGLTAVALLAIMAYLIYLKICLPLRTWVRVHQQVRQQEMPLSRVSFQDPSPTFTYSLGSRLRSPNPPPLYQALTAIRLTNPPPSAQMGPLSPAKWTLVSQGMMQPVPLLQQLFWIQLPLGGLQNQRNKRPAHVMGCLSAWDRVT, from the exons ATGCAACAACCCTCTCTTGGCAGGAAACTTAGCTGGGAAGTAGCTGATCCCcgcccccctctcctccaggtgtTAGTTATCTTTGGGGGCCAATTGCTGGTGGGGCAAATGAGAGTGATTGGACGGAAACCAGCTAAGTCTCTAGTCCTCA CTGCTGTGGCTGGGCCTGGGGGAGAAATCTGCCACTACTGGACTGCAGGAGCAGAATCACCAGCTGGAGCCTTCCAGTGTCCGGAACCAGGAAAGCGGGACAACGCGGGGGACGCATTCTGCTGCGGGACTTGCAGTGTGTCCTATTGCTGCTCGTCTGCAGATGCTGGAGCCCGGCTGGAGCAGGAGAGGTGCCCTGGCAGTGACCGGCTGCTGGTCCCCTTTGTGCCACCAGCTACCCATC CTTACCCGTATTCATTCTACATTGGTGTGGGACTAACCGCAGTTGCCTTGTTGGCTATCATGGCTTACCTTATCTACTTAAAAATCTGCCTGCCACTGAGGACCTGGGTTCGAGTTCACCAGCAGGTCCGTCAGCAGGAGATGCCTCTTTCGAGGGTTTCTTTCCAGGACCCTTCTCCAACCTTCACTTACAGTCTTGGTTCAAGGCTCCGGAGCCCTAACCCACCTCCCCTTTACCAGGCCTTGACAGCCATTCGACTCACAAATCCTCCTCCTTCAGCACAGATGGGCCCGCTCAGTCCAGCCAAGTGGACTCTGGTCTCTCAGGGGATGATGCAGCCGGTTCCTCTCCTGCAGCAGCTCTTCTGGATCCAGCTGCCTCTGGGGGGACTCCAGAACCAGAGGAATAAGCGACCAGCTCATGTCATGGGGTGCTTGTCTGCATGGGATAGAGtcacatag